The genomic window CGTTATCAGAATGAATTGGCCCAGGCCTGCGCCAACCTCAAGGCCATTGGCAAGGAATACGGCACCACCACCCTGGACCAGCTCACCGCCAACCTGCGCGCCATGCAGAAGGTGACCTATGAGCTCCAGGCCCTGGTGGAAGGCGACAAGGGCAACGGCGCCCATGCCCAGGCCAAGTTCTTTTGCGACAAGATCCTTCCGGCCATGGCCGAGGTACGCAAGCACGCGGACCTGCTTGAAACCATCGTCGCCGATGATCTCTGGGTTCTGCCGAGCTACATGGAGATGCTCTTCATCCGGTAGTTTTTCCCGGACAGGCCTGTCGCCCAGCCCTCCTTCCCACGCCGGATTCCGACCGCCGGCTGGCTTCGGAATCCTTCGGGCCGCTCCATCTGGAGCGGCCTTTTTTTAGTGCGCCGCGCTAGGCGCATTGACGCGCCCCCTGGCCCGGGCCTAAATTCGTGCGTTCCCCTTTACCCGCGCGAGGATGCTCATGGATCTTATCCGGCAGTGGCTGCACAATGTCATTTTCGACCCCCAGCGATTCATTCTGTTCATGGTCCTGGCCGTGTGCACGGTCCTGGTGCTGGCGGTGGGTGACTTGGTGGCGCCGGTCATCGCCAGTTTGGTCATCGCGTTTTTGCTGGAAGGCGTGGTCCGGGCCCTGGAGAATTTGCGCTGTCCGCGTCTGGTGGCCGTGGGCGTTGTTTTCGGCCTGTTCATGCTTTTTTTGGCCGTGCTCATTTTGGGCTTGGTGCCACTGCTTATCTCCCAGGTCACGGGGCTGGTGCACGACATACCGGGCATCATCGCCCAGGGGCAGGACATGCTGCGGCATTTGCCCAAAAAATATCCCAAGCTGCTGACGCCGTCCCAATCCCAGGCGATTCTCGACGGCCTGACCACCCAGCTGTCCCTCTACGGCCAGCAGGCCCTGGCCTTTTCCCTGGCGTCCATGCGCTCGGTGTTTTCTTTCGTGATTTATCTGGTGCTGATGCCGCTCATGGTCTTTTTTTTCCTGAAGGACAAAAAGCAAATCCTGGCCTGGGTGGGCGGATTTTTGCCCGAGGATCACAGCCTGGCCAGCCAGGTCTGGCTGGACGTCAGAATCCAGGCCGGCAACTATGTTCGGGGGAGGATTTGGGAAGTGCTCGTGGTCTGGGCCGCGACGTATGTGTGTTTTTTGATCGCCGGCTTGGATTATGCCTTGCTGCTCAGCCTGCTGGTGGGGCTGTCGGTCATTTTGCCCTATGTCGGGGCCGTGGTCGTGACCATGCCCGTGCTGGCCATCGCCTATTTTCAATGGGGCTGGGGCGGCCATTTCACCTGGACCATGATCGCCTATCTGGCTGTTCAGCTCCTGGACGCCAATATCCTGGTGCCGCTGCTTTTGTCCGGCGCCGTGAACCTGCATCCCATCGCGTCGATCCTGGCCATTTTGGTGTTTGGCGGGATTTGGGGATTCTGGGGCGTGTTCTTCGCCATTCCCCTGGCCACGGTGGTTCAGGCCGTGCTCAAGGCCTGTGCTGTCCATCGTATCGTCGTCGCGGAATAGGGGCGGACGACGCGGGGCGCCGCTCCGCATTCCGCCAGGGACATGGCTTCTGGACCCCATCAAGGGCGGAGGCGCGCCCGCCGTGATGGGATGGTCAGGCTTTTTCGGCGTCCGCCCGGCCCATGTCCCGAATCGCCGTCGCATAGGCCTGCCGCAGGTTTTCCAGATACACCGGATCGGTTTGTCCTTTCCAGGTGGTCACCTCGAGAAAACGCTTGGGAATGGAGGCGCGCATGGGATCGAACCCTCCGGCCAGACGCGCCCGCCAGCGCAGTTTCTGAATCCGTCCTCCGGCCTGTTCCAAGCCGTCGGCCAGGGTCGCGCCGCCAAGGACGTTCAAGCATGCCCGCAGACTGTCCAGTCCGTACACCTTGCGCGCGAAAAGGCAGGCGACCATGGACGTCTGGATGACCCGCTCCCGTTCGTCTTCCAGCAGAAAGGCCAGGGCCTTGGCCACGTCCTTGGGCGCGTTGGACTGATCGTAGCTGTAGGCCCCGGTGTCCAGGTGGGAATGTCTGAGTCCCAGGGACTGGGCCACGTAAAAAACCTCGCCCGTGGCGTAACCGGCCATTTCCTGGCCGAGGACGCAGGCGAAATCCTCGCCGCCGTAATGCCTGGCCGCGGTCATGGTGCCCTGGGCAAGCAGCCTCCAGAATTCGGTCTTGCCCGCGGCCAGAAGGTGCACGGCCTCCATGTAGCCCCGGGCCTGCCCGAAACGCAGCCCAAGGCCGACCTGCTCCGGCGTGACCACGCCCTTTTCCAAGGCCTCGGTGGCCCAGGCCAGGGCCACGCCGCCGCTCATGACATCGAGCCCGGCCTTTTCGATTTCGTCCATGACGCTCAACACGTCCGGGGCATGGGTCAGGCCGAGCATGGAGCCGGTGGCGAAGATGGGCTCGTAATCGTAGGGCACCTGACGGTAGAAGTACTGGTTGTCGGCCTGGAATTTCTCGCGCACGAATCCGATATGGATGCAGCCCACCGGGCAACCGGAACAGGCCGCGTTGCGCAGCAGCGTGTCGTCGGCGAAGCGCTGGCCGGTAATGCCGGTGATTCCAGGATCGGATGTGGCCTGCAGGTTGCGCCAGGGCAGGGCCTTGAGGTCGTTCAGGGCGTCCAGGTTCGCGGCCGTGCCCAGATTGTGGTATTTGCGCATCATGTCCGTGTCCGTGACCTGACGGAAAATATCCCGAAATAAAGCCGCGTAGCTCTTGCCCGCCGGCAGTTCGCGCGCGCCCTCGCCCTCGATGGCGATGGCCTTCAGGTTTTTGGCGCCCATGACCGCGCCACCGCCCAGGCGTCCAAAATGGCGGTAGGTGTCCACGTTGACGCAGGCCATGGCCGATTTGTTCTCGCCGGCCGGACCAATGCGCATGATGGTCCGATGCCCGGAACCCTTGAGCATGCGGCGCAGAAGCTTGCCACTGGCCAGGGCGTCCTGGCCCCAGAGATAGCCGGCCTCGATGATGTCGATGCGGTTTTCACCCAGATGCAGGACCACGGGGCGTTCGGCCCGGCCCGTGATCACCAGGGCGTCGTAGCCGGCGAAACGCATGGCCAGGGCGCCGCGGCCGCCGGCGTGGGACTCGGCGTACTGGCCATGCACGGGCGAGGTGAAGGCGCAGACCGTCTTGCTCATCAAGGGGAAGTATCCCGTCAGGGGACCGATGGCGAAGATCAGGGGCTGGGTGGGATCGTCCCAGGCCAGATCGGGGCGGGCCAGATCAAGATGCAGCCGGGCCGCCAGGCCGGAACCGCCCAGATACAGCGCGGCCCCATCCCTGTCGCGCGGACCGGATTGGCCGGTGGTGAGGTTCACTTCCAAGATTTTGAATGTTTCCGAAATCATCCGTCCACCTCCACCAGTTCCAGACAGTCATGGGGGCAAAAATCCACGCAGGCCCCGCAATGGATGCAGACAAAGACATGGCCCTGCCGGTCCTGGGCAATGGCGTCCACCGGACAGGCCGCGACGCATTTGCCACACTGGATGCAGAGTTTTTTATTTTGGGTGACGCCGCCGCCAATCCGGGCCTTGAGGCTGCCCGTGGGGCAGGCCGCGGCGCAGGGGGCGGGATCGCAGGCCAGGCAGACCTTGGCCAGAAATCCGGAAGACATGCCTCCGGAAGATTGAATGCGGATACCGGCGGTTTCCCAGGACAGGCATTTATGCACGATACGCGCGCAGGCCAGGGAACAGGAGTGACAGCCGATGCATCGCTCCATGCGGGGTGCCTTGAGGTGTTTCATGAATGGATTCCGTGGATGTGGGTGAAACGATGCGCAAGGGTAAGCGGCTTGGCGACGGTTGTGAAGGCCCGTGTGTCGTGTTTACAAGCTCGCCCAACTATGAAACCGAGAGGGTCACGGAGGTGCTTGTGGCGGAACGTGTTTTTTCCATTGTCGCCAGGCCGGACACGGGCCTGGAACTTTTCGAGATTATCAAGGCCCATGTCCAATCCCTGCACGAACAGGGCCTGTCCCGCGTCGTGGGATACGACGTGATGAGCAACGGGCGGGTCTTTCTGCTCAAGGTGCGGGGACCGGAAATGGATGTGTTGCCCTCGGACGAGACCCTGGAGCAAGTCCTTGGCGATGCCTTCGTGGCGCGCTTGGAGGCCCTGGCCGAGGAGCTGGTGGACGGTTTTTATGTCCCGTCCTTTGCCCACTGCGTGTCGGAATCGGCGCGGGGCGCGGCGGAGAGCGCGCCGTAGCGTGTCGCGGAGGTGATCGCTGGTGTCAAACGCCGTGCCTTTGGGCGCGGCGTTTGTTATTTGGACCAACGCTTGCCGCTCAGAACCGGCAACAGGATCAGGACTAGGCTGGAGCTGACCATGCCGACCATGGCCAGGATCGGGATTTTGTTGTCCCAGGGTTGGGCGATGAGCCACATGGCCACGGCTCCGCTGACAAAGTAGGTGAACATGATCAGGGACGAGGCCGACCCCGCGTCGGATTTGACCTGGTCGAGCAGGAAATTGTTGCTTGGGGGTCTGGAAATGCCCGAACTCATGCTCAGAAAGGCCATGGGCAGGGCCATGCCCCAGGGGCCAAGGTCGGAGCACAGGGCCAGGGCCGTGGCGCCGAGCAGAATCCCGGCGTAGCCCATGATAATGATGCGCAGACTCGTCAGCCGGTTTGCCTTGAGCAGGCGGCCGCAGATCCAGAAGCCAAGCATGAGGGCGGCGGAGTTGAAGGCGAAAAAATAGCTGTAGACCTGTTCGCTCAGGCCAAAATGGGTCACGTAAATGAAGGATGAACCGGCGATGAAGCAGAAGAGTGGCGTCACGCCCAGGGCGATAAGGGCGCACAGGGACATGAAGCGCGCATTGGTCATCAGCCGGAAGTAGCTCCCGAGCACCTGTTTGAGGCTGTTCGACGTCTGGGGCGCCGGTTCCTTCAGGTTGGACACGCCGCGAATGGCGATGAGCCCCAGCAGTGTCTGGGCGTAAAAAATTCCAGACCAGTGCCACAGGCGCATCATGATGCCGCCCAAAACCGGGGCCAGCATGGGTGCCAGGGCCACGATGACGGCGATGTGGGCCATGACCCGTTCCCGTTCGGCCCCATCGAAATAGTCCTTGGTCATGGCCAGGGACAGGGTGGCGGCCGATGCCGCGCCAATGCCCTGGGCCACGCGCCCGATGATGAGAGCCAGCGGGCTGCCGGCCTGGGCACAAACCAGGCAGGCCAGGACATAAATCGAGATGCCGGCGATGAGCACGGGTTTGCGGCCATAACGGTCCGACAGGGGGCCGTAAACGAGCAGGGCGAGACTGAAGCTGATGAAAAAGCCGATCAGGGTCAGATTGATGGTGGTTTCGGACGTGTTCCAATCCCGAACCAGGGAAGGCAGGGCCGGAAGATACATGTCCGTGGACAAGGGCGGAAAGGCCGCCAACAGAATTAGCAAAAAAAGCGCGCGTATTTTGATTTGTGGTGATGTCATTGGTATCGGGGGTTGGAGATAGGAAGAACAGCCTCTAGGGGTTGGGGGCCGGTTTGGCAAGAAAGCAAGCCCCGTGCCCGTGAAAAGAATTTTTTCACATTTGGGATGCGCCAGACACGGATGGATGTCGGCATGGGCCGTGCATGGGGAAGGGCAGATGGCATTTTTTGCCGGAGGTATCCCATGACGATCGCAGCTCCCCTGGCCGTCCTTGGCATCGCCAAGACCGCTTTTTCCATCATCGGTTCCCTGGCCGATGCCGTGTCCCGTCCCGCATCCCAGACCGCGGCAGCGGCCACGCCGGCCAAGGCCCAGGAATCCATCTGGCATCAGCTCGGACAGGCGGTGGACGTGACCGCCTTGAGCCGGGACGAAATGACCAAGGTGGCCTGGACCCTTTACGACAACGGCGCCATTGGGCTGGATGACTT from Deltaproteobacteria bacterium includes these protein-coding regions:
- a CDS encoding aldehyde ferredoxin oxidoreductase, with protein sequence MISETFKILEVNLTTGQSGPRDRDGAALYLGGSGLAARLHLDLARPDLAWDDPTQPLIFAIGPLTGYFPLMSKTVCAFTSPVHGQYAESHAGGRGALAMRFAGYDALVITGRAERPVVLHLGENRIDIIEAGYLWGQDALASGKLLRRMLKGSGHRTIMRIGPAGENKSAMACVNVDTYRHFGRLGGGAVMGAKNLKAIAIEGEGARELPAGKSYAALFRDIFRQVTDTDMMRKYHNLGTAANLDALNDLKALPWRNLQATSDPGITGITGQRFADDTLLRNAACSGCPVGCIHIGFVREKFQADNQYFYRQVPYDYEPIFATGSMLGLTHAPDVLSVMDEIEKAGLDVMSGGVALAWATEALEKGVVTPEQVGLGLRFGQARGYMEAVHLLAAGKTEFWRLLAQGTMTAARHYGGEDFACVLGQEMAGYATGEVFYVAQSLGLRHSHLDTGAYSYDQSNAPKDVAKALAFLLEDERERVIQTSMVACLFARKVYGLDSLRACLNVLGGATLADGLEQAGGRIQKLRWRARLAGGFDPMRASIPKRFLEVTTWKGQTDPVYLENLRQAYATAIRDMGRADAEKA
- a CDS encoding Bcr/CflA family efflux MFS transporter, which gives rise to MTSPQIKIRALFLLILLAAFPPLSTDMYLPALPSLVRDWNTSETTINLTLIGFFISFSLALLVYGPLSDRYGRKPVLIAGISIYVLACLVCAQAGSPLALIIGRVAQGIGAASAATLSLAMTKDYFDGAERERVMAHIAVIVALAPMLAPVLGGIMMRLWHWSGIFYAQTLLGLIAIRGVSNLKEPAPQTSNSLKQVLGSYFRLMTNARFMSLCALIALGVTPLFCFIAGSSFIYVTHFGLSEQVYSYFFAFNSAALMLGFWICGRLLKANRLTSLRIIIMGYAGILLGATALALCSDLGPWGMALPMAFLSMSSGISRPPSNNFLLDQVKSDAGSASSLIMFTYFVSGAVAMWLIAQPWDNKIPILAMVGMVSSSLVLILLPVLSGKRWSK
- a CDS encoding 4Fe-4S dicluster domain-containing protein, giving the protein MKHLKAPRMERCIGCHSCSLACARIVHKCLSWETAGIRIQSSGGMSSGFLAKVCLACDPAPCAAACPTGSLKARIGGGVTQNKKLCIQCGKCVAACPVDAIAQDRQGHVFVCIHCGACVDFCPHDCLELVEVDG
- a CDS encoding AI-2E family transporter yields the protein MDLIRQWLHNVIFDPQRFILFMVLAVCTVLVLAVGDLVAPVIASLVIAFLLEGVVRALENLRCPRLVAVGVVFGLFMLFLAVLILGLVPLLISQVTGLVHDIPGIIAQGQDMLRHLPKKYPKLLTPSQSQAILDGLTTQLSLYGQQALAFSLASMRSVFSFVIYLVLMPLMVFFFLKDKKQILAWVGGFLPEDHSLASQVWLDVRIQAGNYVRGRIWEVLVVWAATYVCFLIAGLDYALLLSLLVGLSVILPYVGAVVVTMPVLAIAYFQWGWGGHFTWTMIAYLAVQLLDANILVPLLLSGAVNLHPIASILAILVFGGIWGFWGVFFAIPLATVVQAVLKACAVHRIVVAE